The following coding sequences lie in one Epinephelus moara isolate mb chromosome 17, YSFRI_EMoa_1.0, whole genome shotgun sequence genomic window:
- the LOC126404572 gene encoding dynactin subunit 6-like — translation MTDAKQIMAQKSAKIAAGAVVCVESEIRGDVTIGARTVVHPKARIIAEAGPIIIEEGNLIEEQALIINSYPENIKPDTEGVEPKTMTIGANNVFEVGCVSQALKIGDNNVIESKADLGRNVILTSGCIIGACCQVNTCEVIPENTVVYGSNCIRRVQSEKPQPQTLQLDFLMKILPNYHHLKKTAKGSGTPVRN, via the exons ATGACAGACGCCAAGCAAATCATGGCACAGAAAAG TGCTAAAATAGCAGCTGgagctgttgtgtgtgttgagagCGAGATCAGAGGAGATGTGACCATtg GTGCCAGAACAGTTGTCCACCCCAAAGCTCGGATCATAGCAGAGGCAGGGCCTATTATCATTGAGGAGGGCAATCTGATAGAGGAGCAGGCACTTATTATTAACAG TTATCCGGAAAATATCAAGccagacacagagggagtggAGCCGAAAACAATGACCATCGGGGCCAATAATGTGTTTGAAGTTGGATGTG TCTCTCAAGCTTTGAAAATTGGAGACAACAATGTGATTGAGTCCAAGG CTGATCTCGGGAGAAACGTGATTCTGACCAGTGGATGCATCATCGGCGCGTGCTGCCAGGTCAACACGTGTGAGGTCATACCGGAGAACACGGTTGTGTACGGTTCAAACTGCATCCGCCGCGTGCAGAGCGAGAAGCCACAG CCTCAGACTCTGCAGCTCGACTTCCTCATGAAGATTCTGCCCAACTATCACCACCTGAAGAAGACGGCCAAAGGAAGCGGCACACCGGTGAGGAACTGA